A portion of the Hyphomicrobiales bacterium genome contains these proteins:
- a CDS encoding transposase — LIENFFCKLKEFKRIAMRADKTDESFKAIIHLAAAVINSR; from the coding sequence CTGATCGAAAACTTCTTCTGCAAACTCAAGGAGTTCAAGCGCATCGCCATGCGCGCCGACAAAACCGACGAGAGCTTCAAAGCCATCATCCATCTCGCCGCCGCCGTCATCAACTCACGATGA